The following coding sequences are from one Fimbriimonadaceae bacterium window:
- a CDS encoding tyrosine-type recombinase/integrase translates to MEKENAYRRESRRFLDHLEFERGASRHTLTAYTNDLAVAEGFFVRLGKGSWADLGPDDLFRYQASLAPPVAPATARRRVSSLRSLLKWLKREGRGPEGPLPSAAGIRSPKRLPKALSWDDMEKILATAPGDTAVSLRDRAFLELVYGGGLRVSEACGLRVGEVRPEDQAVMVLGKRGKVRWVPLPAETLAWLQRYLAEGRPVLVKKAVSEVFIGPNGRPMTRQSAYHVVRRSLVRSGVEKHASPHTLRHTYAVHLVKGGADLRAVQELLGHASIDTTQVYTQLDTEAVADDYRRSHPRK, encoded by the coding sequence GTGGAAAAGGAAAACGCTTATCGAAGGGAATCCCGCCGCTTCCTCGACCACCTCGAGTTCGAGCGCGGCGCCAGCCGGCACACCCTGACGGCCTACACGAACGACTTGGCCGTGGCCGAAGGGTTCTTTGTGCGCTTGGGCAAGGGCTCTTGGGCCGACTTGGGGCCTGACGACCTCTTCCGCTACCAGGCCTCCCTGGCCCCGCCGGTCGCTCCGGCCACGGCCCGCCGGCGGGTCAGCAGCCTCCGATCGCTGCTCAAGTGGTTGAAGCGCGAAGGGCGGGGACCTGAGGGGCCGCTGCCGTCGGCCGCGGGAATCCGGTCACCCAAGCGGCTTCCCAAGGCCCTTTCTTGGGATGACATGGAGAAGATCCTGGCCACGGCCCCCGGCGACACGGCGGTCTCGTTACGCGACCGGGCGTTCTTGGAGCTTGTCTATGGCGGTGGCCTGCGGGTCAGCGAGGCCTGCGGACTCCGCGTGGGCGAGGTCAGGCCCGAAGACCAGGCCGTCATGGTCCTGGGCAAGCGGGGCAAGGTGCGGTGGGTGCCGCTTCCCGCCGAGACGCTGGCGTGGCTGCAGAGGTACTTGGCGGAAGGGCGGCCCGTGCTCGTGAAGAAGGCGGTCAGCGAAGTCTTTATCGGGCCAAATGGCCGCCCCATGACGCGCCAGTCCGCCTACCACGTGGTCCGGCGGTCGCTGGTCCGGAGTGGGGTCGAAAAGCATGCCAGCCCCCACACGCTGCGACATACGTATGCCGTCCACCTCGTGAAGGGTGGGGCCGACCTCCGGGCCGTCCAAGAACTGCTCGGCCACGCCAGCATCGACACCACCCAGGTCTACACCCAACTGGACACCGAAGCCGTGGCCGACGACTACCGACGGTCTCACCCTCGCAAGTAG
- a CDS encoding phospholipid carrier-dependent glycosyltransferase — MLAWFQRLDPKLTRWGLALFVGALVFRLIGIDWGLPSADRYTSLHPDEDLNIAVSQQVNPAAGKFTTGFYNYPTFYLTLARVGAMVADGYAPPGEVKTPAAAAAVRARHILVGRWVSALAGAGAVFVVFALLYRRVHDLAALAGALAVAVAPGHVVHSRFATVDVLGAFFVVLSLYWAARMLPPDGGTPDGKALMRHALYAGVCAGLAAGTKYNGALALVGLAVPVVVWARGGQGWGWAAKTFGAALAAAVAVFFVTTPGALLEPQAFQRDFSFELSHTSQGHGLVFAGTSSGFGYHLANLFLGFGFLLTVLGAGGLVWGCVRKHAWLGVLLVFAVVYYLLIGRAEVKFFRYVLPLVPVLAVGVGWVFDRFHTNPETRWRTANLLPILGLAGIAGGGLNAAATWTSWMASPDPRDVVGKELKEKGGTLGLVSDAWFYTPTLFPEVSLSRGVSFQKRLDFQQAVESPRILQFVPDNPTARKPWDARLVTELKPDRIVYSSFERDNLDRLTDLKAVPSAFQSQVDDYKEFVRALTQDYVEEQVFAPGGPSVEDLMYIRPTLYVWKRKTLIEGNPAASSTTSSSSAAPAGTP; from the coding sequence GTGCTCGCCTGGTTCCAGCGACTCGACCCCAAACTGACCCGCTGGGGCCTGGCGCTCTTTGTCGGTGCGCTCGTTTTCAGACTGATCGGCATAGATTGGGGTCTGCCGTCGGCCGACCGCTACACCAGCCTGCACCCCGACGAAGACCTGAACATCGCGGTCAGCCAGCAGGTCAACCCGGCGGCAGGCAAGTTCACCACCGGCTTTTACAACTACCCGACGTTCTATCTGACCCTGGCAAGGGTCGGCGCGATGGTCGCCGACGGGTACGCCCCGCCTGGCGAAGTCAAGACGCCCGCAGCCGCCGCGGCCGTGCGGGCCCGGCACATCCTCGTCGGACGCTGGGTCAGCGCGTTGGCCGGTGCGGGGGCCGTCTTCGTGGTTTTCGCCCTCCTCTATCGTCGGGTGCACGACTTGGCCGCGCTCGCCGGAGCCTTGGCCGTGGCGGTCGCGCCCGGGCACGTCGTCCATTCCCGGTTTGCGACGGTCGACGTCCTCGGGGCGTTCTTTGTCGTCTTGTCGCTGTACTGGGCGGCCCGGATGCTGCCGCCCGACGGTGGGACTCCCGACGGTAAGGCGCTCATGCGCCACGCCTTGTACGCCGGTGTCTGCGCGGGCTTGGCGGCAGGCACCAAGTACAACGGCGCGCTGGCCTTGGTCGGGTTGGCGGTTCCGGTCGTCGTGTGGGCGCGCGGCGGACAAGGATGGGGATGGGCGGCCAAAACGTTTGGGGCGGCCTTGGCCGCGGCGGTCGCGGTGTTCTTCGTCACGACCCCGGGGGCACTCCTGGAACCCCAGGCGTTCCAACGAGACTTCTCCTTTGAGTTGTCGCACACGTCACAAGGACACGGGCTTGTCTTTGCCGGGACGTCCAGCGGCTTTGGCTATCACCTCGCCAACTTGTTTCTGGGCTTCGGCTTCTTGCTCACCGTCCTCGGGGCCGGTGGCCTGGTCTGGGGGTGCGTGCGCAAGCACGCCTGGCTCGGCGTCCTGCTCGTCTTCGCCGTGGTGTACTACCTCCTCATCGGCCGGGCGGAGGTGAAGTTCTTCCGGTACGTGCTCCCCCTGGTCCCGGTGCTGGCGGTCGGGGTGGGTTGGGTGTTCGACCGGTTCCACACCAATCCCGAAACCAGGTGGCGCACCGCCAACCTATTGCCGATCTTGGGGCTTGCCGGTATCGCCGGCGGCGGGCTGAACGCCGCGGCGACATGGACTTCATGGATGGCCTCGCCCGACCCGCGCGACGTGGTCGGCAAGGAATTGAAGGAGAAGGGCGGCACGCTCGGTCTCGTCAGCGACGCTTGGTTCTACACGCCGACCCTATTCCCCGAGGTCAGTCTTTCCCGCGGGGTCTCGTTCCAGAAGCGCCTGGACTTCCAACAGGCGGTGGAGAGCCCGCGCATCCTCCAGTTCGTGCCGGACAACCCTACCGCCCGCAAACCCTGGGACGCCCGGCTTGTCACCGAGCTCAAGCCCGACCGGATCGTCTACAGTAGCTTTGAACGCGACAACCTTGACCGCCTCACCGACCTGAAGGCCGTACCATCCGCGTTCCAGTCTCAAGTGGACGATTACAAGGAGTTCGTCCGGGCCCTAACCCAAGACTACGTTGAAGAGCAGGTATTCGCGCCCGGTGGGCCGAGCGTCGAAGACCTCATGTACATCCGTCCTACCCTTTACGTGTGGAAAAGGAAAACGCTTATCGAAGGGAATCCCGCCGCTTCCTCGACCACCTCGAGTTCGAGCGCGGCGCCAGCCGGCACACCCTGA
- a CDS encoding acyl-CoA dehydrogenase family protein — protein MSTVLTTESDALVPALTPAEANFLGKVEEFVAREVAPFTRDWEDATAFPDDIWQKLGAAGLLDLAVPKELGGPGWSCRVYVDCIRLLATGDPALAMNVAAVNGLCLGHLVHFSTDVQRAKYLAGARKGEIRMAWGLTEPDAGSDARRVKTVATPLEGEPGWVRLDGEKMFITNGGRADLIVIMARMGEGGLSAFLLETDQPGFQVVERIHTVGVKASNTVRFTLDNARAWHTPCTFDQAIGLLYRGRLGIAGMAVGIAEQATRLAVEYSKQREQFNRRLCDMQSVQNMLADNATDVEAAKLLLYRGAAMYDRGENVVSISSMAKLFASEAANRCTNNAVQIHGGRGMTRFFLAEKLWRDAKLTEIGEGCSEIQRMVIAKQLTK, from the coding sequence ATGAGCACTGTCCTGACAACGGAGTCCGACGCGCTTGTCCCCGCGCTGACCCCTGCCGAGGCGAACTTCCTGGGCAAGGTCGAAGAGTTCGTCGCCCGCGAGGTCGCGCCCTTCACCCGCGACTGGGAAGACGCCACCGCGTTCCCCGACGACATCTGGCAGAAGCTTGGCGCCGCCGGCTTACTGGACCTGGCGGTGCCGAAGGAACTGGGCGGGCCGGGATGGTCGTGCCGGGTCTACGTCGACTGCATCCGGCTCCTGGCGACGGGCGACCCCGCCCTCGCGATGAACGTCGCCGCCGTCAACGGCCTGTGCCTGGGGCACCTTGTCCACTTCAGCACCGACGTGCAACGCGCCAAGTATCTCGCCGGGGCCCGCAAGGGCGAGATCCGTATGGCTTGGGGCCTGACCGAACCTGACGCGGGCTCCGACGCCCGCCGGGTGAAGACGGTCGCGACCCCGCTCGAAGGCGAACCGGGATGGGTGAGGCTGGACGGCGAAAAAATGTTCATCACCAACGGTGGCCGGGCCGACCTGATCGTCATCATGGCCCGCATGGGCGAAGGTGGGCTCAGCGCGTTCCTGTTGGAGACCGACCAGCCCGGGTTCCAGGTGGTCGAGCGCATCCACACCGTCGGCGTCAAGGCCAGCAACACGGTGCGGTTCACCCTCGACAACGCCCGCGCATGGCACACGCCGTGCACGTTTGACCAGGCCATCGGCCTCCTGTATCGCGGCAGACTGGGTATCGCCGGGATGGCGGTGGGTATCGCCGAACAGGCGACCCGGTTGGCGGTCGAATACAGCAAGCAACGCGAACAGTTCAACCGTCGGTTGTGCGACATGCAGAGCGTCCAGAACATGTTGGCCGACAACGCCACCGACGTCGAGGCGGCCAAGTTGCTCCTCTATCGCGGCGCCGCCATGTACGACCGGGGCGAGAACGTCGTCTCCATCTCCTCGATGGCCAAGCTCTTTGCGAGCGAGGCGGCCAACCGGTGCACCAACAACGCCGTCCAGATCCATGGAGGAAGGGGTATGACCCGCTTCTTCCTGGCCGAGAAACTCTGGCGCGACGCCAAGCTCACCGAGATCGGTGAGGGTTGCAGCGAGATCCAGCGGATGGTCATCGCCAAGCAACTGACGAAGTGA
- the feoB gene encoding ferrous iron transport protein B, translating to MTVALVGNPNAGKTSVFNALTGSRQKTGNYPGVTVERVTGKMTVEGTEFNVVDVPGLYSVEPVSVDEQMATSVLRGEGPDAPDLLVYVMDATNIERNLFLFSQVVEVEKPTIVALTMTDVLARDQRAVDLIKLSSMLGVPVVPIVPHKGVGVADLREAVYNAVDDPDVPSIDLGFPQVVMDAADGLVETFSRGGVELTRKEARCVILEEHCSTYQRFIEQAELKQAIDDARTAVLGAHARGKTVDAQARYAWASRVRREVVGDLDPNRRGWSDRLDVWLTHRVFGLFIFLAVMYGVFYSIYVAAPPLMDLIQLGVDTVSDLVSKVLAPWPFVQSLVVGGILNGVGAVLVFLPQIAILFLWISILEGTGYLARAAFLMDRLLGWCGLNGRAFIPLLSSFACAVPGIMAARVMPDQRSRLLTSLVAPLMSCSARLPVYTIMIGAVIAPKFGPGWAAFALFAMHFVGMAFAIPTVFVLNKGVFKGRRLPFMLELPRYQRPKGRDIWLTIQSRVKVFVKTAGTIIVVMSVAMWALLEFPRGDKSAYKAEYAQLPAARQQSVSEENYLAERQREDSALGRFGKALEPAFRPAGFDWRLTTAVLAAFPAREVVVPAMSILFGTGDTDNQDTVEKSIARATWPDGKPLVTPWSAVSFMVFFALCCQCMATLATIRRETGSWKWAAFAFTYMTVLAYVVSVAINFVGKAVGGA from the coding sequence GTGACGGTGGCCTTGGTCGGCAACCCCAACGCCGGCAAGACCAGTGTGTTCAACGCCCTGACCGGTTCCCGGCAGAAGACGGGAAACTACCCGGGTGTCACCGTTGAGCGGGTGACGGGGAAGATGACCGTCGAGGGCACGGAATTCAACGTCGTCGACGTGCCCGGGCTCTACAGCGTCGAACCGGTCTCGGTGGACGAGCAGATGGCCACCAGCGTCTTGCGCGGCGAGGGGCCCGACGCGCCCGACCTGCTCGTTTACGTCATGGACGCGACGAACATCGAGCGGAACCTCTTCCTCTTTTCCCAGGTGGTCGAGGTGGAGAAGCCGACCATTGTCGCCCTGACCATGACCGACGTGCTCGCCCGTGACCAGCGGGCCGTCGACCTCATCAAGTTGTCCTCCATGCTCGGCGTCCCTGTGGTGCCCATCGTCCCCCATAAAGGCGTCGGCGTCGCCGACCTGCGGGAAGCGGTTTACAACGCGGTCGACGACCCCGACGTCCCGAGCATCGACCTGGGTTTTCCCCAGGTCGTCATGGACGCCGCGGACGGCCTGGTCGAGACCTTCAGCCGCGGGGGGGTCGAACTGACGCGGAAGGAGGCGCGCTGCGTGATCTTGGAGGAGCATTGCAGCACGTACCAGCGGTTTATCGAACAGGCGGAACTCAAGCAGGCGATCGACGATGCGCGGACGGCCGTCCTCGGGGCCCATGCCAGAGGAAAGACGGTGGACGCCCAGGCACGGTACGCGTGGGCCAGCCGGGTGCGCCGCGAGGTCGTCGGCGACCTAGACCCGAACCGGCGTGGGTGGTCCGACCGGCTCGACGTCTGGCTGACCCACCGTGTCTTCGGTCTGTTCATCTTCCTGGCCGTCATGTACGGCGTCTTCTATTCGATCTACGTCGCCGCGCCGCCGCTCATGGACCTCATCCAGCTTGGGGTGGACACGGTCAGCGACTTGGTGTCCAAGGTGCTCGCCCCCTGGCCGTTTGTGCAGTCCTTGGTCGTCGGCGGGATCCTGAACGGGGTCGGGGCCGTGCTGGTCTTTCTGCCTCAGATCGCGATCTTGTTCTTGTGGATATCGATCCTCGAGGGCACGGGATATCTGGCCCGCGCGGCGTTCCTGATGGACCGGCTGCTGGGATGGTGCGGCCTGAACGGGCGTGCGTTCATCCCCCTGCTGAGCAGCTTCGCATGCGCCGTCCCTGGGATCATGGCGGCCCGGGTCATGCCGGACCAACGGAGCCGACTTCTCACGTCGCTCGTCGCCCCCCTGATGAGTTGCTCGGCCCGCCTGCCGGTCTACACGATCATGATCGGCGCGGTGATCGCGCCCAAGTTCGGGCCGGGCTGGGCCGCCTTCGCCCTGTTTGCCATGCACTTTGTCGGCATGGCCTTTGCGATCCCGACGGTTTTTGTGCTGAACAAGGGCGTCTTCAAGGGTCGCCGCCTGCCCTTCATGCTGGAACTGCCGCGTTACCAACGGCCCAAGGGCCGTGACATCTGGCTGACGATCCAAAGCCGCGTCAAGGTCTTTGTCAAGACCGCCGGCACGATCATCGTCGTCATGTCAGTCGCGATGTGGGCCCTGCTGGAGTTCCCGCGTGGCGACAAGTCGGCCTACAAGGCCGAGTACGCCCAGCTTCCTGCCGCCCGGCAGCAGTCGGTGAGCGAAGAGAACTATCTCGCCGAGCGGCAGCGCGAGGATTCTGCCCTCGGCCGTTTTGGCAAGGCGCTTGAGCCAGCCTTCCGCCCGGCCGGATTCGACTGGCGCCTCACCACCGCGGTACTGGCCGCGTTCCCGGCCCGCGAGGTCGTGGTGCCCGCGATGAGCATCCTCTTTGGCACTGGGGACACCGACAACCAGGACACGGTTGAAAAGTCCATCGCCCGGGCGACCTGGCCCGACGGCAAGCCGCTCGTCACCCCATGGAGCGCGGTCAGCTTTATGGTCTTCTTCGCCTTGTGTTGCCAGTGCATGGCGACGCTGGCGACCATCCGCCGGGAGACCGGCAGTTGGAAGTGGGCGGCCTTTGCCTTCACCTACATGACGGTGCTCGCCTACGTGGTGTCGGTGGCGATCAACTTCGTCGGCAAGGCGGTCGGCGGCGCATAG
- a CDS encoding ferrous iron transport protein A translates to MPEILTFDKLKKGMHVRIAGVTEGAPFCGRLLELGLTPDAEFTVTRVAPLGDPVEINLRGYKLCLRRSECECLRVECVE, encoded by the coding sequence ATGCCGGAAATCCTCACTTTTGACAAGCTGAAAAAAGGCATGCACGTCCGTATTGCCGGGGTGACGGAGGGTGCCCCGTTCTGTGGCCGCTTGCTTGAGCTGGGGCTGACGCCCGACGCCGAGTTCACGGTGACCAGAGTCGCACCCCTCGGTGACCCGGTCGAGATCAACCTACGAGGCTACAAACTCTGTCTGCGTCGCAGCGAGTGCGAGTGCCTCCGGGTCGAATGCGTGGAGTGA
- a CDS encoding cob(I)yrinic acid a,c-diamide adenosyltransferase codes for MNIYTRRGDDGTSGLIGGRRLPKSDPVFEALGALDELNSSLGVARAQGLSPSVVAVVAEAQAVLLAVGAEIAAPPEDRARYQADLAAETAGLEASIDALTADLPALRRFVLPGGTPAGASLHHARSVCRRAERAVVHWAQDQSVRPETVAYLNRLSDWLFTAARWTNRDQGVGDVEWEPR; via the coding sequence TTGAACATCTACACGCGCCGAGGTGACGACGGCACGTCCGGACTGATCGGCGGTCGTCGCCTGCCCAAGTCGGACCCGGTGTTCGAAGCCTTGGGCGCCCTCGACGAACTCAACAGTAGTCTTGGCGTGGCCCGCGCCCAGGGATTGTCGCCCTCGGTGGTGGCGGTCGTCGCCGAGGCCCAGGCCGTCCTGCTTGCGGTGGGCGCTGAGATCGCCGCGCCGCCCGAGGACCGGGCAAGGTACCAGGCCGACCTTGCGGCGGAGACCGCCGGCCTGGAGGCCTCGATCGACGCGCTGACGGCGGACCTCCCCGCCCTCCGTCGGTTCGTCTTGCCGGGCGGAACTCCTGCTGGCGCCTCCCTGCACCACGCCCGGAGCGTCTGCCGCCGTGCCGAACGGGCAGTGGTACACTGGGCTCAAGACCAGTCGGTACGCCCCGAAACTGTCGCCTATCTCAACCGGCTCTCTGACTGGCTGTTCACAGCCGCCCGGTGGACGAACCGCGACCAGGGCGTCGGCGATGTCGAGTGGGAACCCCGATGA
- a CDS encoding WecB/TagA/CpsF family glycosyltransferase, whose translation MSDPTTMASTTPATERPADTCPVLGVPVSLLGMDATVSAIEAMVGSAAGSMVVTADSSGLAAAQDDPELRDIYLRSAMATADSIGVVWALRRRGHHVKRVSGVDLVDRLCALSAEKGYRIFFLGSAPGVAETAAEKIRLRHPGCNIVGTRHGYFPATDDDVVAREVAEAKPDLLFVAMGIPRQEKFIFRTQAITGAKVAMGVGGSLDVFSGQVKRAPKLIQRLHMEWAWRLMLNPKKIHKVKMLPRFVWHVLREGR comes from the coding sequence ATGTCAGATCCCACGACAATGGCCAGCACGACGCCAGCGACAGAACGACCTGCGGACACCTGTCCCGTCTTGGGTGTACCGGTCTCCCTTCTCGGCATGGACGCCACCGTCAGCGCGATCGAGGCGATGGTGGGGTCGGCAGCAGGTTCGATGGTGGTGACGGCCGACTCATCGGGCCTTGCCGCGGCCCAAGACGACCCTGAACTGCGGGACATCTACCTGCGGTCGGCCATGGCCACCGCCGACAGCATCGGCGTGGTGTGGGCATTGCGTCGCCGAGGCCACCACGTCAAGCGGGTCAGCGGCGTCGATCTGGTCGACCGCCTCTGCGCGCTGAGCGCCGAGAAGGGCTACCGCATCTTTTTCTTGGGGTCGGCCCCCGGCGTCGCGGAGACGGCGGCGGAGAAAATCCGTCTTCGCCACCCCGGGTGCAACATCGTCGGCACCCGGCACGGCTACTTCCCGGCCACCGACGACGACGTTGTCGCCCGTGAGGTCGCTGAAGCCAAGCCCGACCTTCTCTTTGTCGCCATGGGAATCCCACGGCAGGAAAAGTTCATCTTCCGGACCCAGGCGATCACCGGGGCCAAGGTGGCCATGGGGGTCGGGGGTTCCCTAGACGTGTTCAGCGGGCAAGTGAAACGTGCGCCCAAACTCATCCAGCGGCTGCACATGGAGTGGGCCTGGCGCCTCATGCTGAACCCCAAGAAGATCCACAAGGTCAAGATGTTGCCCCGGTTCGTGTGGCATGTGCTCCGCGAGGGGCGTTGA
- the sdhB gene encoding succinate dehydrogenase iron-sulfur subunit yields the protein MAKTIRFRIRRQSGKGAPVRWDTFEVPYHDNANVISCLMEIRKNPVTTDGKAVEPPAWEAACLEEVCGTCTMVINGRVRQACTALVDEVGVENGDAIEIELHPMTKFPLVRDLIVDRAKMFESLIEVKAWVPIDGSYDLGMAQAQDDEVRKLRYELSRCMTCGCCMEACPQYSEKTTFIGPAPIAQALLFNLHPVGKTLAPDRLDVLTSEEGVTGCGNAQNCVKVCPNGVPLTQSIAEINRQTTVHKFKKWFGLTS from the coding sequence ATGGCGAAGACGATTCGCTTCCGCATCAGGCGACAATCCGGCAAAGGAGCGCCGGTCCGTTGGGACACGTTTGAGGTGCCGTACCACGACAACGCGAACGTCATCTCGTGCTTGATGGAGATCCGAAAGAACCCGGTGACGACGGACGGGAAGGCGGTCGAACCACCCGCATGGGAGGCGGCGTGTCTGGAAGAAGTCTGCGGCACGTGCACGATGGTCATTAACGGCCGGGTCCGCCAGGCTTGCACGGCGCTGGTCGACGAGGTCGGGGTGGAAAACGGCGACGCCATTGAGATCGAACTCCATCCGATGACCAAGTTCCCCCTGGTGCGCGACCTCATCGTCGACCGCGCCAAGATGTTTGAGAGCCTCATCGAGGTCAAGGCTTGGGTGCCCATTGACGGATCGTACGACCTGGGCATGGCGCAAGCCCAAGACGACGAGGTGCGCAAGTTGCGCTATGAGCTGTCGCGGTGCATGACGTGCGGTTGCTGCATGGAGGCGTGCCCGCAGTACAGCGAGAAAACGACCTTCATCGGTCCGGCCCCCATCGCACAGGCCCTGCTCTTCAACCTGCACCCGGTCGGCAAGACCCTTGCCCCAGACCGGCTCGACGTCCTGACAAGCGAAGAGGGCGTCACCGGCTGCGGCAACGCCCAAAACTGCGTCAAGGTGTGCCCGAACGGTGTCCCCTTGACCCAGTCGATTGCCGAGATCAACCGCCAGACCACGGTGCACAAGTTCAAAAAGTGGTTCGGCCTGACATCCTGA